A stretch of the Sulfuricurvum sp. genome encodes the following:
- a CDS encoding MarC family protein, with protein MEFNYFVHLQTLLHYSVGLITILNPIAAAAIMISSSPSALTKEDTEEISQKATWTVMIASFVTIFLGNAIFELFGITPSSVMVIGGIVLLLMSINMLQGKIPETSHSLEESKEAILKENISIIPIGIPILFGPGLISTLMIFKAKSVNFIDISLLVMAVVISGLIIYLTLKNAIFLTRVLGVVGLKIMTRIMGLVVGAIAAQFIVFGIKALWQPL; from the coding sequence ATGGAGTTCAATTATTTTGTCCACTTACAGACACTCCTGCATTATTCGGTCGGTTTGATCACCATCCTAAACCCCATCGCAGCTGCGGCCATTATGATTTCCTCCTCCCCATCTGCTCTTACTAAAGAAGATACGGAAGAGATTAGTCAAAAAGCTACATGGACGGTTATGATTGCTTCATTTGTAACCATTTTTTTAGGGAATGCTATTTTTGAACTTTTTGGGATTACCCCCTCTTCTGTGATGGTGATCGGTGGCATTGTTTTGCTATTGATGTCTATTAATATGCTGCAGGGAAAAATCCCCGAAACATCACACTCACTCGAAGAGTCAAAAGAGGCGATATTGAAAGAAAATATCTCTATTATCCCTATCGGAATCCCCATTTTATTTGGTCCGGGGCTGATATCTACCCTCATGATTTTTAAAGCAAAAAGTGTTAATTTCATAGATATTTCTTTACTCGTTATGGCTGTGGTAATCTCCGGTTTGATTATTTATTTAACATTGAAAAATGCTATCTTTTTGACAAGAGTTCTGGGTGTTGTCGGATTGAAAATTATGACGAGGATTATGGGATTGGTGGTCGGAGCGATTGCGGCTCAATTTATCGTTTTTGGGATTAAAGCTCTGTGGCAGCCTCTTTAA
- a CDS encoding MnmC family methyltransferase encodes MAKEWVKSEDGSYTAYSSEYDEHYHSTKDGALNESLKKHIEPAFTLYSKKDHLRLIDICFGLGFNTLLSLYYRDTFFPNTTLEIYSPELDGDLVSSLVDFPYPEIFEPYRNIITDIATLGGYEDERTQITVEIIDARVAMRDLDGEWDICYQDAFSPSVNPVLWTREYFADIARLMGDDGIITTYSTALATRLALYENGLNVYLNRGEGYRNATIASKREFVEYEKVDMAHKITCNPNAKSLSDESLAL; translated from the coding sequence ATGGCAAAAGAGTGGGTAAAGAGTGAAGACGGCAGTTATACCGCATACAGCAGTGAATATGACGAACATTACCATTCGACCAAAGACGGTGCTCTGAACGAATCGCTCAAAAAACATATCGAACCCGCCTTTACACTTTATAGTAAAAAAGATCACCTTCGACTCATCGATATCTGTTTCGGTTTGGGGTTTAATACCCTCCTTAGTCTCTATTATCGTGATACCTTTTTCCCAAATACGACTCTCGAAATCTACTCCCCCGAACTCGACGGTGATCTTGTATCCTCACTTGTCGACTTTCCCTATCCCGAAATCTTTGAACCGTATCGAAACATCATCACCGATATTGCGACGCTGGGCGGGTATGAGGATGAACGGACACAAATTACAGTTGAGATTATCGATGCGCGAGTTGCCATGCGCGATCTCGATGGTGAGTGGGATATCTGTTATCAGGATGCCTTTAGTCCTTCGGTTAATCCCGTACTCTGGACACGGGAGTATTTCGCCGATATTGCTAGGCTGATGGGTGACGATGGGATTATTACGACGTATTCGACAGCGCTTGCGACGCGGCTGGCCCTGTATGAAAACGGATTGAACGTCTATTTGAATAGGGGTGAGGGGTATCGTAATGCGACGATTGCTTCAAAACGGGAATTCGTTGAGTATGAGAAGGTCGATATGGCGCATAAGATCACTTGCAACCCCAATGCTAAAAGTCTTAGCGACGAAAGTTTGGCTCTTTAA
- a CDS encoding riboflavin synthase, whose protein sequence is MFTGLIREMATVKSFGGNRLALKAAHKPKLGDSIAINGTCLSVVSIESDGFSVELSPETLSHIATEKFSGKVHIEPAMMMGDRFEGHIVQGHVDTIGTIRSITDNGNSYDVIVDVDAEFIPLIPPKGSITIDGISLTVNEVMGDAFRLTIIPITMRETLFGTYKKGTRVNIETDVFARYMRHILTSSNTKTMSWNDVDHISALY, encoded by the coding sequence ATGTTTACAGGTTTGATTCGGGAGATGGCAACAGTAAAAAGTTTCGGCGGTAACCGTCTAGCTCTGAAAGCCGCCCATAAACCCAAACTCGGCGACTCCATCGCAATCAACGGTACCTGCCTCTCGGTGGTCAGTATCGAGAGTGACGGTTTTTCCGTCGAACTCTCCCCCGAAACCCTCTCCCATATCGCCACCGAAAAATTCTCCGGCAAAGTTCATATCGAACCGGCTATGATGATGGGAGATCGATTTGAGGGACATATTGTCCAAGGACACGTCGATACCATCGGAACGATCCGATCCATCACCGACAACGGTAACAGCTATGACGTGATCGTCGATGTCGATGCCGAGTTTATCCCTCTCATCCCTCCGAAAGGTTCCATCACCATCGACGGTATCAGTCTCACAGTCAATGAAGTGATGGGGGATGCGTTCCGACTCACCATTATCCCCATCACGATGCGTGAAACTCTCTTCGGAACCTATAAAAAAGGGACGCGGGTCAACATCGAAACCGATGTATTTGCCCGCTATATGCGTCATATCCTCACCTCATCCAATACAAAAACGATGAGTTGGAATGATGTTGACCACATCAGCGCCTTATATTAA
- a CDS encoding tetratricopeptide repeat protein: MIQEAFDAFNAQNYSKALELFETLAIQNNPTALSSLGYMHQKGLGVESSLERSFLLYSQAAELNEPAALYNIALMYADGVVVEHDQFKSYELMLRAAILEFPQAQFEAALALERGLGCVQNFSEAAFWYEEAAKRGNANAFNNLGVLYKEGHGVPQDYARAFICFSRAANANLAEGQYNLGLMYDQGLGCDMNNDTALEWCRKAAYNGHEKAKSIIRSLQEEGKIVF, from the coding sequence ATGATCCAAGAAGCTTTCGACGCATTTAATGCCCAAAATTATTCTAAAGCTTTAGAACTTTTCGAAACACTGGCTATCCAAAACAACCCTACGGCCCTCTCCTCGCTGGGATACATGCACCAAAAAGGGCTGGGGGTTGAGAGTTCGCTAGAGCGTTCCTTTCTCCTTTATTCTCAGGCTGCAGAGTTAAATGAACCTGCCGCACTTTACAATATTGCACTCATGTACGCGGATGGCGTGGTCGTTGAGCACGATCAATTCAAATCGTATGAGTTGATGCTTCGTGCCGCCATACTCGAATTCCCTCAGGCACAATTTGAAGCGGCTTTGGCATTGGAGCGGGGTCTCGGATGTGTCCAAAATTTCTCCGAAGCGGCATTTTGGTACGAAGAGGCCGCTAAACGGGGGAATGCCAATGCCTTCAACAACCTCGGTGTCCTTTATAAAGAAGGGCATGGCGTACCGCAAGACTACGCCAGAGCCTTTATCTGTTTTTCCCGTGCCGCCAATGCCAACCTCGCCGAAGGACAGTACAATCTTGGGCTGATGTACGATCAGGGGCTCGGATGCGATATGAATAACGACACTGCACTGGAATGGTGCCGAAAAGCAGCCTACAACGGTCATGAAAAAGCGAAAAGCATTATCCGTTCTTTGCAAGAAGAGGGTAAAATAGTTTTTTAA
- the mnmG gene encoding tRNA uridine-5-carboxymethylaminomethyl(34) synthesis enzyme MnmG produces the protein MTYDVIVVGGGHAGIEAALASARMGQNTLMVSILAEQVGATSCNPAVGGLAKGHLVRELDALGGEMGLLTDEAGIQFRILNITKGPAVRGSRAQIDMDRYRVIARNKILTTPNMSLIQETVNALIIEEGTVVGVRTHLLNEYRAKKVILTTGTFLNGVVHIGEITQEAGRFGEFPAKGLTDSLREAGLNVGRLKTGTCPRVDSSSIDFSVMEIQDGDELPNPFSFRTDRVEFARTKKQLPCYIAYTNEETHSLIEGNFHRAPLFTGQIEGVGPRYCPSIEDKINRFRDKERHHLFIEPQTAENTECYINGMSTSLPPDVQRAMIHSVHGMENAKIVRYGYAIEYDYVDPTELKHTLETKKVKNLYCAGQINGTTGYEEAAAQGMMAGINAALSLQGKEPLVLRRDEAYIGVLIDDLVTKGTKEPYRMFTSRAEYRLLLREETADLRLGRYGHALGLIDDAQMARIEMKRTQIADGLKLLEETVYTPNKEFLAFLASIDEEHITDKLTATQLVSRKSFELEKLVKLIPSFAELDPYIQEQILIEAKYARYVEKQSDDIERMSKMLHIAIPENFDFKTVSGLSNEIVDKLFKFNPPTLQAASQISGMTPAALDILHIYIKMAQRKN, from the coding sequence ATGACATATGACGTAATCGTCGTTGGCGGAGGACACGCCGGAATCGAAGCGGCACTCGCTTCGGCACGTATGGGACAAAATACCCTGATGGTCTCGATTTTAGCTGAGCAGGTGGGAGCGACGAGCTGTAACCCTGCCGTCGGCGGACTGGCAAAAGGACATTTGGTACGCGAACTCGATGCGCTTGGCGGAGAGATGGGATTACTCACCGATGAAGCGGGTATCCAGTTTCGTATTCTCAACATAACGAAAGGGCCAGCTGTGCGCGGAAGCCGTGCACAGATCGACATGGATCGCTACCGTGTGATTGCCCGTAACAAGATACTCACAACCCCGAATATGTCTTTGATACAGGAGACAGTCAATGCCCTCATCATCGAAGAGGGGACAGTCGTCGGAGTCCGCACCCATTTGCTAAACGAATACCGCGCAAAGAAGGTGATTTTGACGACGGGGACATTTCTGAATGGGGTGGTGCATATCGGAGAGATCACTCAGGAGGCGGGACGTTTCGGCGAATTCCCGGCGAAAGGGCTTACCGATTCTCTCCGCGAAGCGGGACTGAATGTCGGGCGGCTTAAAACAGGAACCTGCCCACGCGTCGATAGCTCATCCATCGATTTTAGCGTCATGGAGATCCAAGACGGCGATGAACTCCCGAATCCGTTTAGTTTCCGCACCGATCGAGTTGAATTTGCACGGACGAAAAAACAGCTCCCGTGCTACATCGCCTACACTAACGAAGAGACCCATAGCCTGATCGAGGGGAACTTCCACCGCGCGCCACTTTTTACAGGTCAGATCGAGGGGGTAGGGCCGCGTTATTGCCCTAGCATTGAAGATAAGATCAACCGCTTCCGTGACAAAGAGCGTCACCATCTCTTTATCGAACCTCAAACAGCAGAGAATACCGAATGCTATATCAACGGGATGTCCACGTCACTTCCCCCTGATGTTCAGCGTGCCATGATCCATTCGGTACATGGGATGGAGAATGCGAAAATCGTTCGATACGGCTATGCGATCGAGTACGATTACGTCGATCCGACCGAGCTGAAACACACGCTGGAGACGAAAAAAGTCAAAAATCTCTACTGTGCCGGACAGATTAACGGAACGACGGGGTACGAGGAGGCGGCTGCACAGGGGATGATGGCGGGGATCAATGCCGCTCTTAGTCTCCAAGGCAAAGAGCCTCTCGTTTTGCGCCGGGATGAAGCCTACATTGGGGTATTGATCGATGATTTGGTGACCAAAGGGACGAAAGAACCATACCGCATGTTCACCTCCCGCGCCGAATATCGACTGTTGCTTCGTGAAGAGACTGCCGATTTGCGTTTGGGACGTTACGGTCATGCGTTGGGGCTCATCGATGATGCCCAGATGGCACGTATCGAGATGAAACGAACTCAGATTGCTGATGGGCTGAAATTGCTCGAAGAGACCGTCTATACTCCGAACAAAGAGTTTTTGGCATTTTTGGCTTCAATCGATGAAGAACATATCACCGATAAACTCACCGCTACGCAGCTTGTCTCGCGTAAAAGTTTTGAACTCGAAAAATTGGTAAAACTGATCCCAAGTTTTGCGGAACTCGATCCCTATATCCAAGAGCAGATCCTAATCGAAGCCAAATACGCCCGTTACGTCGAGAAACAAAGCGATGATATCGAGCGGATGTCCAAAATGCTTCATATCGCTATTCCGGAAAATTTTGATTTTAAAACGGTTTCGGGACTCTCCAATGAGATCGTAGATAAACTCTTTAAATTCAATCCGCCGACGTTGCAGGCGGCATCCCAAATCAGCGGTATGACCCCTGCCGCTCTTGATATACTCCATATCTACATTAAAATGGCACAACGAAAAAATTAA
- a CDS encoding Rieske 2Fe-2S domain-containing protein, whose amino-acid sequence MMDESRRGFIGKAFGAVAAVGGVASLIAMKKTWDPLPSVMSAGFTTVDVSGLEANKLDIVVWRGKPVFILKYTEDMKPTDGRSVKVGDHYYAVMIGLCTHLGCIPGYEEDKKLFKCACHGGEYSPDGVNTFGPPPRPLDIPPFKIDGTTLVLGDEGPEYKKMTAKA is encoded by the coding sequence ATGATGGACGAAAGCAGAAGAGGGTTTATTGGTAAAGCCTTTGGTGCCGTTGCCGCAGTCGGAGGGGTTGCCTCTCTCATTGCGATGAAAAAAACATGGGATCCGCTTCCAAGCGTTATGTCTGCCGGTTTTACAACGGTAGACGTATCAGGCTTGGAAGCCAACAAACTCGATATCGTTGTATGGCGGGGTAAACCGGTATTTATCCTCAAATACACCGAAGATATGAAACCGACAGATGGCCGCAGTGTCAAAGTCGGTGATCATTACTATGCTGTTATGATCGGTCTTTGTACACACCTCGGTTGTATCCCGGGTTATGAAGAAGACAAAAAACTATTCAAATGTGCTTGTCACGGTGGTGAGTACAGTCCGGACGGTGTTAATACGTTTGGACCTCCTCCGCGTCCGCTCGATATTCCTCCGTTCAAAATTGACGGTACAACCCTCGTCCTAGGCGATGAAGGTCCGGAATACAAAAAAATGACGGCGAAAGCGTAA
- a CDS encoding cytochrome bc complex cytochrome b subunit, which produces MAKFKKADSMLEWFDQRLGVVNFAKVMMTEYWIPKNINFLWAMGVLLTMLFTMLLVSGIFLLMYYKPDVNMAFDSVNYTIMQEVAYGWLFRHIHAVGASVVFLIIYIHMFTGIYYGSYKKGREMIWISGMLLFMLFSAEGFSGYMLPWGQMSYWAAYVITEIFGGIPFIGDDLVVWIRGNFYVADATLTRFFMLHVLLIPLAILGAIVFHFYSLRFPHVNNEKGEFFDYEAESEKYLAGDKKGSKVIPFWPVFLSKDVFVMGVFLIFFFYLVFFHYSFAMDPINFDKANGLKTPAHIYPEWYFLWSYEVLRGWFFEIAGISGKSLGLMAFGFANVIFLVIPWLDRSPTVKPANQRPFFKYWFWILMVDLMVLTEFGKLPPTGPNAWVGFGASLTFLVLFLSLPFITKMEAKKAGRK; this is translated from the coding sequence ATGGCAAAATTTAAAAAAGCAGATTCTATGCTTGAGTGGTTTGACCAACGCCTTGGCGTTGTCAATTTCGCGAAAGTGATGATGACGGAATATTGGATTCCGAAAAATATCAATTTCTTGTGGGCAATGGGTGTATTGTTAACCATGCTCTTTACGATGCTTTTAGTATCAGGTATTTTCTTGTTGATGTATTACAAACCGGACGTTAATATGGCGTTTGACAGTGTAAACTACACTATCATGCAAGAAGTAGCGTACGGCTGGTTGTTCCGCCATATTCATGCGGTAGGTGCTTCGGTTGTTTTCTTGATTATCTATATCCATATGTTTACAGGTATCTATTACGGCTCTTACAAAAAGGGACGTGAAATGATCTGGATTTCAGGGATGTTGTTGTTCATGCTCTTCTCGGCAGAAGGGTTCAGCGGATATATGCTTCCATGGGGGCAAATGTCATATTGGGCGGCATACGTTATTACTGAAATCTTCGGCGGTATCCCTTTCATCGGTGATGATTTGGTTGTTTGGATTCGCGGTAACTTCTATGTAGCGGATGCGACGTTGACTCGTTTCTTCATGTTGCACGTATTGTTGATTCCATTGGCGATTTTGGGTGCTATCGTATTCCACTTCTATTCACTTCGTTTCCCTCACGTTAATAATGAAAAAGGTGAGTTCTTTGATTATGAGGCAGAATCAGAAAAATACCTTGCAGGTGATAAAAAAGGGTCTAAAGTTATCCCTTTCTGGCCGGTATTCTTGTCAAAAGACGTATTCGTTATGGGTGTGTTTTTGATTTTCTTCTTCTATTTGGTGTTCTTCCATTACAGTTTTGCAATGGATCCGATCAACTTTGACAAAGCAAACGGTCTTAAAACTCCGGCACATATTTATCCTGAGTGGTATTTCTTGTGGAGCTACGAAGTATTGCGTGGTTGGTTCTTTGAAATTGCGGGTATTTCAGGTAAATCTCTTGGATTGATGGCGTTTGGTTTTGCTAACGTTATTTTCCTTGTAATTCCTTGGTTAGATCGTTCGCCTACGGTTAAACCGGCTAATCAACGTCCATTCTTCAAATATTGGTTCTGGATTTTGATGGTAGATTTAATGGTATTGACAGAGTTTGGTAAATTGCCTCCGACCGGTCCTAATGCATGGGTTGGTTTCGGTGCGTCATTGACGTTCTTGGTATTGTTCCTCTCATTACCGTTCATTACGAAGATGGAAGCTAAAAAGGCAGGTAGAAAATAA
- a CDS encoding c-type cytochrome has product MKEFKILAVILILVGITYYGIEPYAHSVMHPEVAPADFTFQDVKNVDTKLTGNAENGKALVEANCIACHAIEAAGHPAVMSNADAAASYGVVPPDLSHAGRIYDANFLANFVFDPVSAMHLQHKYNAESGKQFPMPAYNWMAPQDIMDIVAYLQSIAVKVSDDKAGHKATFEAACGRCHNMQYAGIEATTPEENLKTYMGTTPPDLSQYIKSRGEHYLHSFVNDPQVLLKGTSMPRVGLNEKAQEEVIAYMEEIGDSKKAERNSLGIWVMAYMVVFAFLAYLWKRKIWEEVH; this is encoded by the coding sequence ATGAAAGAATTTAAAATTTTAGCCGTAATCCTGATTCTTGTCGGGATTACGTATTATGGAATCGAACCGTATGCACATAGCGTCATGCATCCTGAAGTGGCTCCAGCCGATTTTACGTTCCAAGATGTTAAAAATGTAGATACCAAATTAACCGGTAATGCTGAAAACGGAAAAGCGCTTGTAGAAGCAAACTGTATCGCTTGTCATGCGATCGAAGCGGCAGGTCACCCTGCTGTTATGAGTAACGCCGATGCGGCTGCATCATACGGTGTTGTTCCGCCGGATTTGAGTCATGCAGGACGCATCTATGATGCAAACTTCTTGGCGAATTTTGTATTTGATCCGGTCAGTGCAATGCATTTACAACACAAATACAATGCAGAGAGTGGGAAACAATTCCCGATGCCTGCTTACAACTGGATGGCTCCTCAAGACATTATGGACATTGTTGCTTATTTACAATCAATTGCTGTAAAAGTAAGCGATGATAAAGCGGGCCATAAAGCGACTTTTGAAGCAGCATGCGGACGTTGTCACAATATGCAATATGCCGGAATTGAAGCAACGACTCCTGAAGAGAACCTAAAAACCTATATGGGTACAACACCTCCGGATTTGTCTCAGTACATTAAAAGCCGTGGTGAACACTACCTTCACAGTTTTGTAAACGATCCTCAAGTATTGCTCAAAGGGACTTCAATGCCGCGTGTGGGCTTGAATGAAAAAGCGCAAGAAGAAGTTATCGCGTATATGGAAGAGATCGGTGACTCTAAAAAAGCAGAACGTAACAGTCTCGGTATCTGGGTAATGGCATACATGGTAGTGTTCGCGTTCCTTGCCTATCTATGGAAACGCAAAATTTGGGAGGAGGTGCACTAA
- the moaA gene encoding GTP 3',8-cyclase MoaA, translating to MLIDSYGRTVDYLRVSVTERCNFRCQYCMPEKPFSWVPKENLLSFEELFEFIKVSIDEGIKKIRITGGEPLLREDLDKFIKLIYDYKNDIDLAMTTNAFLLKGSAQKLYDAGLRRLNVSIDSLKPEVAETIAKKDVLRQVLEGVEEALRVGLKVKVNMVPMKGLNESEVLDVLEYCKARGMVVRFIEYMENVHAEVDIKGMNSIELLDIIGSRYSYVDEGFDGHSPSHYYKLEDGYEFGIIEPHKDDFCTKCNRIRLTAEGNLIPCLYFDEAMSIRDAVRRGDIKEAALVLKEVIRTKPEKNRWSEGDSEVSSRAFYETGG from the coding sequence GTGTTAATAGATAGTTATGGCAGAACGGTCGATTATTTACGTGTTTCAGTGACGGAACGGTGTAATTTTCGCTGTCAATACTGCATGCCGGAAAAACCTTTTTCATGGGTTCCAAAAGAAAATTTGCTCAGTTTTGAAGAGTTGTTTGAATTCATCAAAGTTTCAATAGATGAAGGAATAAAAAAAATTCGTATCACCGGCGGTGAACCGCTGCTTCGAGAAGATCTCGATAAATTCATCAAACTGATTTATGATTATAAAAACGATATTGATTTGGCGATGACTACCAACGCATTTTTGCTAAAAGGGTCTGCACAAAAACTTTATGATGCAGGATTGCGTCGTCTGAATGTGTCGATCGATTCGCTCAAACCGGAGGTTGCCGAAACCATTGCAAAAAAAGATGTACTTCGACAGGTTCTTGAAGGCGTTGAAGAAGCATTGCGCGTCGGTTTGAAAGTCAAAGTGAATATGGTTCCGATGAAAGGGCTCAATGAGTCCGAAGTTCTCGATGTTTTGGAATACTGCAAAGCCAGAGGGATGGTAGTCCGGTTTATCGAATATATGGAAAATGTCCATGCCGAAGTAGATATCAAAGGGATGAACAGCATCGAATTACTAGACATAATCGGAAGCCGTTATTCGTATGTAGACGAAGGATTTGACGGTCACTCACCGTCGCACTATTATAAACTTGAAGACGGTTATGAGTTCGGGATCATTGAACCGCATAAGGACGATTTTTGTACCAAATGCAATCGTATCCGTTTAACGGCTGAGGGGAATTTGATCCCATGTCTCTATTTTGATGAAGCGATGTCGATCCGTGATGCGGTAAGACGCGGAGATATCAAAGAAGCGGCATTAGTGCTCAAAGAGGTGATTCGGACGAAGCCGGAAAAAAATCGCTGGAGCGAAGGAGATTCCGAAGTTTCAAGCCGTGCGTTTTACGAAACCGGGGGGTGA
- a CDS encoding 7-carboxy-7-deazaguanine synthase QueE, with protein sequence MLYLVEHFYSVQGEGKYTGVPSLFFRFGGCNLKCEGFGCRESAPDGSEILGCDTVYAVDRKAFGELWQEIEELQTLIWIMNGYRLPPHVDVVLTGGEPLIYANEPIFVEFIDYLIGHGHRVTFETNATIAPDFKRFPFYKQATYALSVKLSNSGEPIEKRIKPEVYGEIIANAKESFFKFTVDEPSLVSHIESEIDEIIALHPYTPVYCMPLGGDKAHIEANCEAVIEFCKLRGFIYSDRLHIRIWDQNHGV encoded by the coding sequence ATGCTTTATTTAGTAGAACATTTTTACTCCGTTCAGGGTGAGGGTAAATATACGGGCGTTCCGTCTTTGTTTTTTAGATTTGGCGGCTGCAATCTCAAATGCGAAGGGTTCGGATGCCGCGAGAGTGCACCGGACGGTTCGGAAATTTTGGGATGTGATACGGTTTATGCCGTCGATCGCAAAGCATTCGGCGAATTGTGGCAGGAGATTGAAGAGCTTCAAACATTGATTTGGATTATGAACGGATACCGTTTGCCCCCTCATGTCGACGTCGTACTGACAGGTGGAGAACCGCTGATCTATGCGAATGAGCCGATTTTTGTCGAATTCATCGATTATCTGATCGGTCACGGCCATCGGGTGACATTTGAGACCAATGCGACGATTGCTCCCGATTTTAAACGTTTTCCTTTTTACAAACAGGCAACCTATGCTCTTTCGGTAAAACTCTCAAACAGCGGTGAACCAATAGAGAAACGGATCAAGCCTGAGGTGTATGGGGAAATTATCGCTAACGCAAAAGAGAGTTTTTTTAAATTTACCGTGGATGAACCCTCTCTGGTAAGCCATATCGAATCCGAAATCGATGAGATCATTGCCCTTCATCCTTATACGCCGGTGTATTGTATGCCGCTCGGAGGCGACAAAGCCCACATCGAAGCGAACTGCGAAGCGGTAATCGAGTTTTGCAAGCTGCGCGGATTTATCTATTCGGATCGATTACACATTCGCATCTGGGATCAGAACCACGGGGTATAA